From a single Anaerolineales bacterium genomic region:
- the rpmF gene encoding 50S ribosomal protein L32 has product MTPHPKRKHSKGRRDRRRSQDALSAVSTVVCSNCGNKRLPHTVCPTCGFYKGREVVEPKKEKKPNE; this is encoded by the coding sequence ATGACCCCACATCCCAAGCGCAAACACTCAAAAGGACGCCGCGACCGCCGTCGTTCACAGGATGCTTTGTCGGCAGTGAGCACTGTCGTCTGTTCCAACTGCGGCAACAAGCGCCTTCCGCACACCGTCTGCCCCACCTGCGGTTTCTACAAGGGACGCGAAGTCGTCGAGCCCAAAAAAGAGAAGAAACCCAACGAGTAG
- a CDS encoding SET domain-containing protein-lysine N-methyltransferase, producing the protein MSKQPSSYLSSKLEGRLKADKSGNSIYALELIKKGELIAVFGGVVYEWETFIHLPERERSLCLQVEDRHFLVPRPIGEGDYVNHSCNPNAGLSGQIGLVAMRDIKIGEEVCFDYAMCDTMPYDEFECLCGAPTCRGMVTGNDWQRPELQKRYAGFFSPHVQRLIDAQKAERRAFARAMRSAKVTGVTPAMPTPVYE; encoded by the coding sequence ATGTCAAAGCAACCAAGCTCCTATCTGTCTTCTAAGTTGGAAGGCCGCCTGAAAGCCGACAAAAGCGGGAACAGCATTTACGCGCTCGAACTCATCAAGAAGGGCGAGTTGATCGCTGTTTTCGGCGGAGTCGTGTATGAATGGGAGACCTTTATCCACCTACCCGAACGTGAGCGCAGCCTGTGTTTGCAGGTCGAAGACAGACACTTTTTAGTGCCGCGCCCCATTGGTGAGGGAGATTATGTCAATCACTCGTGCAATCCGAATGCAGGTCTTTCGGGCCAGATTGGACTCGTTGCTATGCGAGACATCAAAATCGGCGAGGAAGTTTGTTTCGATTACGCCATGTGCGATACCATGCCGTATGACGAATTTGAATGTTTGTGCGGCGCGCCGACATGCCGCGGCATGGTCACCGGCAATGACTGGCAGCGCCCCGAACTTCAGAAGCGCTATGCGGGCTTTTTCTCGCCGCATGTGCAGCGCCTCATCGATGCGCAGAAAGCAGAGAGACGCGCCTTTGCCCGCGCGATGCGGTCGGCAAAGGTAACCGGTGTGACGCCCGCGATGCCGACCCCCGTGTACGAGTAG
- a CDS encoding SpoIIE family protein phosphatase — MEVQIAVAKINKYAVSESGDTLEVIERPTGGLSVVLADGQTSGRGAKAVSMMVVRKVIGLIAEGVRDGAAARAASDALFADKAGKVTCTLNIASVDLHSKTIVLTRNNPAPMFICRDDEIDAQHEESVSLGTSRNVRPVITELQIEAGLFIVIFSDGISHAGERRGQPMDIRQAIRSMLEDQDPHPQQLADALLEQAVRLDDNRPADDISVLVLKVSPRNGDDVRRMSVRLPINA; from the coding sequence ATGGAAGTTCAAATCGCGGTCGCAAAGATCAACAAGTATGCGGTTTCCGAAAGCGGCGACACGCTGGAGGTGATCGAACGCCCCACCGGCGGGCTTTCCGTTGTTTTAGCGGACGGACAGACCAGCGGACGCGGCGCGAAAGCCGTCTCGATGATGGTCGTCCGCAAGGTGATCGGCTTGATCGCCGAGGGTGTTCGGGATGGCGCGGCGGCACGTGCCGCCTCGGACGCGCTGTTCGCGGACAAAGCAGGGAAAGTCACCTGCACGTTGAACATCGCTTCGGTGGACCTGCACAGCAAGACCATCGTGCTGACGCGTAATAATCCCGCTCCAATGTTCATCTGCCGCGACGACGAAATCGACGCGCAGCATGAAGAAAGCGTGTCGCTTGGAACGTCGCGGAATGTGCGCCCGGTCATTACGGAACTCCAGATCGAAGCAGGGCTGTTCATCGTGATCTTCAGTGACGGCATCTCTCATGCCGGTGAGCGGCGCGGACAACCGATGGACATCCGCCAGGCGATCCGCTCGATGCTGGAAGACCAGGACCCGCACCCGCAGCAGCTCGCGGATGCCCTGCTCGAGCAAGCCGTCCGCCTCGACGACAACCGCCCCGCCGACGATATCAGCGTGCTGGTGCTCAAGGTCTCGCCGCGCAATGGAGATGATGTCCGGCGCATGAGCGTCAGACTGCCGATCAATGCGTAG
- the pckA gene encoding phosphoenolpyruvate carboxykinase (ATP), with protein sequence MNNLLNIKTPAETIAQTRKADYNLSNIGVGNLRLAYWNLPTEALVEEAAFRGEGALVAGGPYAAFTGKHTARSANDKFVVRHVDSENNVWWGVYNRPFDQEKFELLYSRMLGFLQGRDAFVQDVYAGADEAYRLPVRIVTELAWHSHFVRNMFILPQSLEEYKRFVPEFTIIAMPSFKGAPAVDGTNSETFICLSFERKLAVIGNSAYAGEIKKSVFTILNYLLPLEGVLPMHCSANVNPDDSNDVALFFGLSGTGKTTLSADPKRRLIGDDEHGWSDDGVFNFEGGCYAKVIGLSESAEPEIYATTKRFGTILENVTYDPVTRLIDLDDDTVTENTRASYPLEFIANAVPEKKAGHPKNVILLTCDASGVMPPIARLTPDQALYQFISGYTSKIAGTEVGLGKEPEITFSACFGGPFMVHHPYKYAELLKRKIERYGATCWLVNTGWVGGPYGVGKRISIKYTRALLNAALDGRLNTVEYKKDPIFGFEVPMTCPNVPDEVLDPSSSWHDRKEYDRRYKDLAMRFIQNFGKFTDGTPREVVEAGPKV encoded by the coding sequence ATGAACAATTTACTTAATATCAAAACCCCTGCCGAAACCATTGCCCAGACCCGCAAGGCGGATTACAACCTATCCAATATTGGTGTTGGAAACCTGCGGCTTGCATATTGGAACCTTCCGACCGAAGCATTGGTGGAAGAGGCGGCATTCCGCGGCGAAGGCGCATTGGTCGCGGGCGGACCCTACGCAGCGTTCACGGGAAAGCACACTGCCCGCAGTGCGAATGATAAATTCGTTGTCCGTCACGTCGATTCGGAGAACAACGTTTGGTGGGGCGTGTATAACCGCCCGTTCGATCAGGAAAAATTCGAACTGCTATACAGCCGCATGTTGGGCTTCCTGCAGGGACGCGATGCCTTCGTGCAGGATGTCTATGCCGGCGCGGATGAGGCATATCGTCTGCCCGTGCGCATCGTGACCGAACTGGCGTGGCACAGTCATTTTGTGCGCAATATGTTCATCCTGCCGCAGTCGCTGGAAGAGTACAAACGCTTCGTGCCTGAATTTACCATCATCGCCATGCCGTCTTTCAAAGGCGCACCCGCCGTGGATGGAACGAACAGCGAGACATTCATTTGTCTGTCCTTCGAGCGTAAACTCGCCGTCATCGGCAATTCCGCATATGCGGGCGAGATCAAGAAATCCGTGTTCACGATTCTGAATTACCTGCTCCCGCTGGAAGGTGTGCTCCCGATGCACTGTTCGGCGAATGTCAATCCTGACGATTCGAACGATGTGGCGTTGTTCTTTGGACTAAGCGGGACGGGTAAGACCACGCTGTCGGCGGACCCCAAACGCCGCCTCATCGGGGACGATGAGCATGGCTGGAGCGATGACGGCGTGTTCAACTTTGAAGGCGGATGCTACGCCAAGGTCATTGGGCTTTCGGAATCTGCCGAGCCTGAAATTTATGCGACCACAAAGCGTTTTGGCACGATCCTCGAAAATGTGACCTATGACCCCGTCACACGCCTCATTGACTTGGACGATGACACGGTCACCGAAAATACGCGCGCGTCCTATCCGCTGGAATTCATTGCGAACGCTGTCCCTGAGAAAAAGGCTGGGCACCCTAAAAACGTCATCCTCCTGACGTGTGATGCGAGCGGCGTCATGCCGCCCATTGCACGCTTGACCCCGGATCAGGCGTTGTATCAGTTCATCAGCGGGTACACATCCAAGATCGCAGGTACGGAAGTGGGACTGGGCAAAGAACCGGAGATCACCTTCAGCGCATGTTTCGGCGGGCCGTTCATGGTGCATCATCCCTATAAATATGCGGAACTGCTCAAGCGCAAGATCGAACGTTACGGCGCAACCTGCTGGCTGGTCAATACAGGCTGGGTGGGCGGACCGTATGGCGTGGGCAAGCGCATTTCCATTAAGTACACGCGCGCATTATTGAATGCCGCACTGGATGGGAGGTTGAATACAGTCGAATACAAAAAAGATCCCATCTTTGGTTTTGAAGTGCCGATGACCTGCCCGAACGTGCCTGATGAAGTATTGGACCCGTCCTCTTCATGGCACGACAGGAAGGAATACGACAGGCGTTACAAAGACCTTGCCATGCGCTTCATCCAGAATTTTGGCAAATTCACCGACGGCACGCCGAGGGAAGTGGTTGAAGCCGGACCGAAGGTGTAG
- a CDS encoding phospholipase D-like domain-containing protein: protein MKKTLSLFLLVTVLLVSCEPMAETPYFPPTQIPFYESETPPPIIVPVTETPFIELPITGTPPIIVPADDTPTLLPVKKWWDIYFTDPLTIKDSNNPAGSVEERLIQFINGAQTSIHIAGFEFSLTRVADALIAAKNRGVDVKWMADDKNGTQYDTQPGRGQFSMLTAAGIEVKDDARSALMHNKFWIFDRQIVWTGSTNATVNGVYKQNNNVLVIRSPEVAYIFEREFLEMWNGQFGPRAPSTVGSQWAILDGTPIQVLFSPEDKAMANLIALVRDAEVSVRFLAFSFTDSALAQMMVERARAGVDVRGIFETFGSAGMSSELKTLWCAGLPVRQDGNASFLHHKVIIVDDSIVVTGSLNFSANADGVNEENVVILDNAEIAALYLQEFEVLWGQSNTVGAGTFTCP from the coding sequence ATGAAGAAAACATTGTCGCTTTTCCTGCTTGTCACCGTTCTACTGGTCTCCTGTGAGCCCATGGCGGAAACGCCGTATTTTCCTCCGACACAGATCCCATTTTACGAATCTGAGACGCCTCCGCCGATCATTGTGCCGGTCACGGAAACGCCTTTCATTGAACTTCCGATCACGGGCACGCCGCCGATCATTGTCCCAGCCGATGACACGCCGACCCTGCTTCCTGTTAAAAAATGGTGGGACATCTATTTCACCGATCCATTGACCATAAAGGATTCCAATAACCCTGCCGGTTCTGTGGAAGAAAGATTGATCCAGTTCATCAATGGAGCGCAGACCAGCATTCATATCGCGGGATTTGAGTTCAGCCTTACGCGTGTGGCGGATGCGTTGATCGCGGCGAAGAACCGCGGCGTGGATGTGAAGTGGATGGCGGACGACAAGAACGGCACGCAGTACGACACCCAGCCCGGGCGCGGACAATTCTCCATGTTGACAGCGGCAGGCATCGAGGTCAAGGACGATGCGCGTTCGGCGTTGATGCACAATAAATTTTGGATCTTCGACCGTCAGATCGTGTGGACAGGTTCCACGAACGCGACGGTCAATGGGGTTTACAAACAGAATAATAACGTGCTAGTCATCCGTTCTCCCGAAGTTGCATATATCTTTGAACGCGAGTTCCTGGAGATGTGGAACGGGCAGTTCGGTCCGCGCGCGCCGTCCACGGTGGGCAGCCAGTGGGCGATCCTGGACGGCACACCTATTCAGGTGTTGTTCTCGCCCGAAGATAAGGCGATGGCGAACCTGATCGCGCTGGTGCGGGATGCGGAAGTGAGCGTCCGTTTTCTGGCGTTCAGCTTTACGGATTCGGCGCTGGCACAGATGATGGTGGAGCGGGCGCGCGCAGGCGTGGATGTGCGCGGGATCTTCGAGACGTTTGGAAGCGCCGGTATGAGTTCGGAGTTGAAGACCCTTTGGTGCGCAGGGCTGCCTGTGCGCCAGGATGGGAATGCAAGTTTTTTGCATCACAAGGTCATCATCGTGGACGACAGCATTGTGGTGACGGGGTCTCTGAATTTCTCGGCGAATGCGGATGGTGTGAACGAGGAGAATGTGGTCATTTTGGATAATGCCGAGATCGCTGCACTGTATTTGCAGGAATTCGAGGTGCTGTGGGGGCAGTCGAACACCGTGGGCGCGGGGACCTTTACCTGCCCGTGA
- a CDS encoding pyridoxal phosphate-dependent aminotransferase, which yields MKLSKLASEIVESPTLALNEEARILRERGEAVINLGIGEPKNKTPIAAMLASGAKLSSGEVKYTPPDGLPSMKKAVIRYTEENYDRLVAPENVIITNGAKQSLYNIFYSILNPQDEVIIVAPYWVSYPEMIRMCMGIPVVVTPEDGTFTPRFEDIERAVTSSTRAIVINSPNNPSGAIYPAELLSKLVDLCERKGIYMVCDDIYHKLTFNGNVAPPAYSFTKKDIEDSHIIVVNGVAKLYGMTGFRIGWVVAPKQLVRVMTNVLAQTTSCVSPIAQAAAEGALNGLQSVVEALRLQIQNNRDVVLQEMKTFNGARLIEPQGTFYALPDLRAFNTNSVEVSKFLLKKAMVVTVPGKEFGMEGHIRISFAGSVKDITEGIARIKWALDATSPNEIYIGEKKMIRDWM from the coding sequence ATGAAACTAAGCAAACTTGCAAGCGAGATCGTAGAATCTCCAACGCTGGCTTTGAATGAGGAGGCGCGTATACTGCGCGAGCGCGGCGAAGCGGTCATCAATCTTGGGATCGGTGAGCCGAAGAATAAGACGCCGATCGCGGCGATGCTTGCCTCCGGGGCGAAGTTATCCAGCGGGGAAGTGAAATACACCCCGCCCGACGGTTTGCCGTCCATGAAGAAGGCGGTCATCCGCTATACGGAGGAGAACTACGACCGCCTCGTTGCGCCCGAGAACGTGATCATCACGAACGGGGCGAAGCAATCGCTCTATAATATTTTCTATTCCATTTTGAATCCGCAGGATGAGGTCATCATCGTTGCGCCGTACTGGGTGTCGTATCCTGAAATGATCAGGATGTGCATGGGAATTCCGGTTGTCGTCACACCTGAAGATGGGACGTTCACACCGCGCTTCGAAGACATCGAACGGGCAGTGACCTCCTCCACAAGGGCGATCGTCATTAACAGCCCGAACAATCCATCCGGGGCGATCTATCCTGCTGAGTTGCTCTCGAAGCTTGTGGACCTGTGCGAGCGCAAGGGTATTTACATGGTTTGTGATGACATCTATCATAAACTGACCTTTAATGGCAACGTTGCGCCGCCTGCGTATTCCTTCACGAAAAAGGATATCGAAGATTCACACATCATCGTGGTCAACGGCGTGGCGAAGTTGTATGGCATGACCGGTTTCCGTATCGGCTGGGTGGTTGCGCCGAAACAATTGGTCCGCGTGATGACCAATGTGCTCGCACAGACGACTTCCTGCGTGTCACCCATCGCGCAGGCGGCGGCGGAGGGGGCGCTGAACGGCTTGCAGTCCGTAGTGGAGGCGCTGCGCCTGCAGATCCAGAACAACCGCGATGTCGTCCTGCAGGAGATGAAAACCTTCAACGGCGCGCGTCTCATCGAGCCGCAGGGGACCTTCTATGCCCTGCCGGACCTGCGTGCGTTCAATACTAATTCAGTGGAAGTTTCGAAGTTCCTGCTGAAAAAAGCGATGGTGGTGACCGTACCCGGCAAGGAATTCGGCATGGAGGGGCACATCCGCATTTCGTTTGCAGGCAGCGTGAAGGACATCACTGAGGGCATTGCGCGCATCAAATGGGCGCTGGATGCCACGTCACCGAATGAGATCTATATTGGTGAAAAGAAAATGATCCGGGATTGGATGTAG
- a CDS encoding sialidase family protein: MENRIRFITFLFRKGIGLALLALTTALASCAPEIAAETEVPETVVSQAPEASVVDFPSARSIALAVTPNGKVYAALGSGQSILIASSTDGGETFNEPVPTSADIAAHVLPVERPAIAVHGEDVVAAAWLEPASDYMSATVWYARSADGGMTFSQPVQVTVDEGHEIVMVQTLFDEGGNPYLAWLKDGTLRFTYSEDAGETFVETQTIGDGACECCQPSMLLKNGQISIAYRSLEPQADGNDIRDIVVAASTDSGRTFNPFTRVSDEHWYLNACPIAGPSLVSFSDTLYIAWMDGRRSEPNKPYNGSVWFSVSTDMGRSFSPNLKINPDADAHQTMPSLAVDMNGRIHLAWELHGTADQTISYAVSDDGGTTFSAPLELVIADQANGSVRMPSLIAASTGRILLAWQDNRGAHIRAWSE, translated from the coding sequence ATGGAAAATCGGATACGATTCATCACCTTTTTGTTCAGAAAAGGCATCGGGCTGGCTCTTCTCGCATTAACAACTGCGCTGGCTTCCTGCGCACCAGAAATTGCCGCTGAGACGGAAGTGCCAGAAACCGTCGTAAGTCAGGCACCCGAAGCATCCGTTGTTGATTTTCCCAGCGCCCGTTCGATCGCGTTGGCTGTCACTCCGAACGGGAAGGTGTACGCCGCACTGGGATCAGGACAAAGTATTCTGATCGCGTCCTCCACCGATGGCGGAGAAACATTTAACGAACCGGTTCCCACCAGCGCGGATATCGCGGCGCATGTCCTGCCTGTGGAACGTCCGGCAATAGCCGTGCACGGCGAGGATGTTGTCGCCGCGGCATGGCTGGAACCGGCAAGCGATTACATGAGCGCAACCGTCTGGTATGCAAGATCCGCGGACGGCGGGATGACCTTCTCCCAGCCTGTTCAAGTCACCGTTGACGAGGGACACGAAATTGTCATGGTTCAGACCTTGTTTGACGAGGGCGGAAATCCGTATCTGGCATGGTTAAAGGATGGGACCCTGCGATTTACCTATTCGGAAGACGCCGGTGAGACGTTCGTTGAAACACAGACCATTGGGGATGGCGCTTGCGAATGCTGTCAACCCAGTATGCTTTTAAAGAATGGTCAAATTTCCATTGCCTATCGAAGCCTTGAACCACAGGCAGACGGCAATGACATCCGGGATATTGTCGTCGCAGCATCCACGGACAGCGGGCGGACTTTCAATCCATTCACCCGCGTCAGCGACGAACACTGGTATTTGAACGCCTGTCCGATCGCAGGTCCGTCCCTTGTTTCGTTCTCGGATACGTTGTACATCGCATGGATGGATGGACGCCGATCCGAACCCAACAAACCCTACAATGGCAGCGTCTGGTTTTCGGTCTCAACGGATATGGGACGGTCGTTCAGCCCAAACCTGAAGATCAATCCGGACGCGGATGCACATCAGACGATGCCGTCCCTTGCGGTGGATATGAACGGGCGCATTCATCTTGCTTGGGAACTCCACGGAACCGCCGATCAAACGATCAGCTATGCAGTTTCGGACGATGGCGGCACCACCTTCTCCGCGCCCCTGGAATTGGTGATAGCGGATCAGGCAAACGGCTCCGTCCGCATGCCGTCCCTGATCGCCGCATCCACCGGGCGGATATTGCTCGCCTGGCAGGATAATCGCGGCGCGCACATTCGAGCCTGGAGCGAGTGA
- a CDS encoding NAD-binding protein, translated as MKETHRWREFQASVRDTTILLREFRTPLLWFTIAIMGGGLLYHFIADMTREPVSSLTESIYIVLIAAFLQPPNRDFPHHIALQLFHFFMPVVGVVLLAQGLADFGSLLFNRRARAKEWEMAVASTLKNHIVLVGLGHLGYRVMRTLHEMGKQIVAIEQNPKVDTLNGARKLRIPVINDDASRPTTLEGANVKKARTIILASQNDALNLQIALKARSMNPDIQVVIRIFDEDFAHSLQEQFGFIALSATEMAAPVFAAAAAGVDVTNPISVEGQLLSLARMTISKDAAFVNKTVGDVENRYNINVVLLRHGDESHMPPKDKSPLQAGDVIAVLGGPEQLNEILHDNERR; from the coding sequence ATGAAGGAAACGCACCGCTGGCGGGAGTTTCAGGCATCCGTACGGGATACGACCATCCTGCTGCGCGAGTTCCGCACGCCGCTATTGTGGTTCACAATCGCCATCATGGGCGGCGGTCTTTTGTATCATTTCATCGCCGACATGACCCGTGAGCCAGTTAGCAGTTTGACCGAGTCCATTTACATTGTGTTGATCGCCGCTTTTTTACAGCCGCCCAACCGTGATTTTCCCCATCATATCGCTTTACAGTTGTTTCATTTTTTCATGCCCGTTGTCGGGGTTGTCCTGCTGGCGCAGGGACTGGCAGACTTCGGCAGTCTGCTGTTCAACCGCCGCGCGCGCGCAAAGGAATGGGAAATGGCAGTCGCTTCCACACTCAAAAATCATATCGTACTCGTCGGGCTGGGACATCTCGGTTACCGCGTCATGCGCACCCTGCATGAGATGGGAAAACAGATCGTCGCCATCGAGCAAAACCCCAAAGTGGATACGCTCAACGGGGCGCGCAAACTCCGCATCCCTGTCATCAACGACGATGCATCCCGCCCCACCACATTGGAGGGCGCAAACGTCAAGAAGGCGCGCACCATCATCCTTGCCAGCCAGAACGATGCGCTAAATCTTCAGATCGCGCTCAAGGCAAGGAGCATGAACCCCGATATTCAGGTGGTCATCCGCATCTTTGACGAAGACTTCGCCCACTCGCTTCAAGAACAATTCGGCTTCATTGCATTGAGCGCCACCGAGATGGCGGCGCCCGTCTTCGCCGCTGCCGCCGCCGGCGTGGACGTAACCAACCCGATCTCGGTCGAAGGGCAATTGCTCAGCCTGGCGCGCATGACGATCTCGAAGGATGCGGCGTTCGTCAACAAAACGGTCGGGGATGTGGAAAACCGCTACAACATCAACGTGGTGCTGCTCCGGCACGGGGACGAATCGCACATGCCGCCGAAGGATAAAAGTCCGCTTCAAGCAGGCGATGTCATTGCCGTACTCGGCGGACCGGAACAGTTGAACGAGATCCTGCACGATAATGAAAGAAGATGA
- a CDS encoding cation diffusion facilitator family transporter: MKDQLADRRFLVRFAWVSIGAAVLTIGLKTAAYFLTGSVGLLSDALESLVNLAGALMALAMLTVAARPADEDHAYGHSKAEYFSSGLEGGLILIAALSIIYAAFPRLIEPQPLEQVGLGLGVSVAASVINLVTALYLLRAGKKYNSITLQANAQHLLTDVWTSVGVLVGVGLVALTGWQRLDPIVAMLVAGNIIWHGWRIVRESVLGLMDTALSAGELEILKSTLTPYMQNGVQYHALRTRQSGARKFASLHVLVPDTWTVQRGHHLLEKIEADIRRALPGITVFTHLEPLGDPASWEDTKLDREDVF; the protein is encoded by the coding sequence GTGAAAGATCAACTGGCTGACCGGCGGTTTCTTGTCCGCTTTGCATGGGTCTCCATTGGCGCGGCGGTACTTACCATCGGCTTGAAAACCGCCGCCTATTTCCTGACGGGTTCCGTCGGTCTGCTTTCGGATGCGTTGGAGTCGCTGGTGAATTTGGCTGGCGCGTTGATGGCGCTCGCCATGTTGACCGTCGCCGCCCGCCCTGCCGATGAAGACCATGCCTATGGGCACAGCAAGGCGGAATATTTTTCCAGCGGACTGGAAGGCGGGCTGATTCTGATCGCCGCGTTGAGTATTATTTATGCCGCGTTCCCGCGCTTGATCGAGCCTCAGCCTTTGGAACAGGTCGGCTTGGGCTTGGGGGTGTCTGTGGCTGCATCGGTGATTAATCTGGTGACGGCACTTTATCTATTGCGGGCGGGCAAAAAGTACAACTCCATTACGCTTCAGGCGAACGCCCAGCACCTGCTGACCGATGTATGGACGTCCGTTGGCGTGCTTGTAGGAGTCGGCTTGGTCGCACTCACAGGCTGGCAGCGGCTTGACCCAATTGTCGCCATGCTTGTGGCGGGGAACATCATCTGGCATGGCTGGCGCATCGTGCGCGAGTCTGTGCTGGGCTTGATGGACACTGCGCTTTCCGCGGGCGAATTGGAGATTTTGAAGAGCACGCTCACTCCGTACATGCAAAACGGCGTTCAGTATCATGCCTTGCGTACGCGCCAATCCGGGGCGCGGAAGTTCGCCTCCCTGCATGTGCTTGTCCCCGACACATGGACGGTCCAGCGCGGGCATCACCTGCTCGAAAAGATCGAAGCCGACATCCGCCGCGCACTGCCGGGCATTACCGTATTTACCCACCTCGAACCGCTTGGCGACCCCGCCTCATGGGAGGATACGAAACTGGACCGCGAAGACGTATTCTGA
- the fabD gene encoding ACP S-malonyltransferase gives MKLNPITTAFIFPGQGSQAVGMGKDLAGQYSIAKQTFEEADAVLGFSLSELMWNGPDSDLNDTLNTQPALYIHSLAAFRTFSHLYPDFMPASLAGHSLGELSALAAAGAVSFEDGLRLVRRRGELMKRAGELAPGGMAAILGMDIPALDKVCAEASTPDELVQVANDNCPGQVVISGAKAAVERAVEGAKTAGAKRAKPLAVSIAAHSPLMDSIQAEWNQAVDAATFTDLKIPVIGNVHASALKTAGEARADIKAQMQSRVRWTDSVKAMSEMGISAFVEVGSGTVLGGLVKRIASEAVNYPLGSPQDFSALE, from the coding sequence ATGAAACTCAACCCGATAACCACTGCATTCATCTTTCCCGGTCAGGGCTCGCAAGCCGTCGGCATGGGGAAAGACCTCGCCGGGCAATATTCCATTGCAAAGCAGACCTTTGAAGAGGCGGACGCCGTCCTCGGTTTTTCGCTTTCGGAACTGATGTGGAACGGACCGGACTCGGACTTAAACGACACGCTCAACACCCAGCCCGCGCTCTACATCCATTCGCTTGCCGCCTTTCGGACCTTTTCGCATCTTTACCCCGACTTTATGCCTGCTTCACTTGCCGGGCATTCTCTTGGCGAACTGTCTGCTCTCGCCGCCGCTGGAGCCGTTTCCTTCGAAGACGGATTACGGCTTGTCCGCAGGCGCGGCGAACTGATGAAACGCGCCGGGGAACTTGCGCCCGGCGGCATGGCTGCCATCCTCGGCATGGACATTCCCGCGCTGGATAAAGTCTGCGCCGAAGCCAGTACGCCGGATGAACTCGTACAGGTGGCAAACGATAACTGCCCGGGGCAGGTGGTCATCTCCGGGGCAAAAGCCGCCGTGGAGCGTGCCGTGGAAGGCGCGAAAACCGCGGGCGCAAAACGCGCCAAGCCGTTGGCGGTTTCCATTGCGGCGCACTCACCGTTGATGGACTCCATTCAGGCGGAATGGAATCAGGCAGTGGACGCTGCGACCTTTACTGATTTGAAGATCCCGGTCATTGGCAATGTCCATGCCTCGGCGTTGAAGACCGCCGGGGAAGCCCGCGCCGATATCAAAGCCCAGATGCAGTCCCGTGTGCGCTGGACAGATTCGGTCAAGGCGATGTCTGAAATGGGAATATCCGCCTTCGTAGAGGTCGGTTCTGGGACCGTATTGGGGGGTCTGGTCAAGCGGATTGCCAGTGAAGCGGTGAATTATCCGCTCGGCAGCCCGCAGGATTTTTCTGCATTGGAATAG